Proteins encoded by one window of Monoglobus pectinilyticus:
- a CDS encoding methylenetetrahydrofolate reductase → MKISQLFKNKNDKPIISFEIFPPKKEEAFENVGIMLKELSYLEPKFISVTCGAGGSSNRNKTIELASKIKNEFNIESMAHMTCISSTPDSVLEEVKAIQDEGIENILALRGDIPKEGFEPEKASYSHAFELIKEIKTNSELCVAAGAYPEGHIECDDFNKSIEHMKIKEEAGADFFVSQLFFDNRYFYRFFEAAEKAGITVPITPGIMPMMSKSQISNMIFMCGASLPSEMVRILYKYESSPDDLLKAGIEYAGRQISDLVKNNTCGIHLYSMNKPEIAKQLLEYV, encoded by the coding sequence ATGAAGATTTCTCAACTGTTTAAAAATAAAAATGACAAACCTATAATATCTTTTGAAATTTTTCCTCCCAAAAAGGAAGAGGCTTTTGAAAATGTGGGAATTATGCTAAAAGAATTGTCTTATCTTGAACCGAAATTTATTAGTGTAACCTGCGGAGCAGGAGGAAGTTCAAACAGAAATAAAACTATAGAGCTTGCATCAAAGATAAAAAATGAATTTAATATTGAGTCTATGGCTCATATGACCTGTATTTCTTCTACACCTGATAGTGTTCTTGAAGAGGTGAAGGCAATACAGGACGAAGGGATAGAAAATATTTTAGCCCTGAGAGGAGATATTCCAAAAGAAGGTTTTGAGCCTGAAAAAGCAAGTTATAGTCATGCTTTTGAACTAATAAAAGAAATTAAGACGAATAGTGAACTATGTGTGGCTGCAGGAGCTTATCCTGAGGGTCATATTGAATGCGATGATTTTAATAAAAGTATAGAACATATGAAAATAAAAGAAGAAGCGGGTGCAGATTTTTTTGTCTCACAGCTGTTTTTTGACAACAGATACTTTTATAGATTTTTTGAAGCTGCTGAAAAAGCCGGTATTACCGTTCCAATAACTCCCGGTATAATGCCAATGATGTCTAAGAGCCAGATTTCTAATATGATATTTATGTGCGGTGCGTCTTTGCCTTCGGAAATGGTTAGAATTCTATATAAATATGAATCCAGCCCTGACGATCTTCTAAAAGCCGGAATAGAGTATGCCGGAAGACAAATAAGCGATTTGGTAAAAAATAATAC